Proteins found in one Raphanus sativus cultivar WK10039 unplaced genomic scaffold, ASM80110v3 Scaffold0661, whole genome shotgun sequence genomic segment:
- the LOC108821097 gene encoding 3-ketoacyl-CoA synthase 2-like: MKENHIQSEQTNNNLSDVTNKKLSNFLFSVCLKYVKLGYHYLISNAVYILLAATSFIFNLTNHTPLYNHLLSSTLFATVLIFLTIYFTTRPRKIFLLDFACYKPDPSLICTRETFMDRSQRAGVFSEANLAFQQNILERSGLGQKTYVPEALLRVPPNPSMSEARKEAETVMFGAIDAVLEKTGVKPKDIGILVVNCSLFNPTPSLSAMIVNKYKLRENILSYNLGGMGCSAGLISIDLVKQLLQVQANSYALVVSTENITLNWYTGNDRSMLLSNCIFRMGGAAVLLSNRSSDRCLSKYQLLHTVRTHKGADDNAFNSAYHREDKNNNSKIGVSLSKDLMKIAGEALETNITTLGPSVLPMSEQLLFLATHVSQKLFKIKPYVYDMKLAFEHFCIHAGGRAVLDEIQKNLNLSEWQMEPSRMTLNRFGNTSSSSVWYELAYIEAKGRIKRGDKTWQIGFGSGFKCNSAVWRALRSIDPSKEKTNNPWIDEIHMFPVQL, encoded by the exons ATGAAGGAGAATCACATTCAAAGCGAGCAGACAAACAATAATTTATCTGatgtaacaaacaaaaaactctCAAACTTCCTCTTTTCGGTATGCCTCAAATACGTTAAACTCGGCTACCATTACCTAATATCTAACGCCGTCTACATCCTCCTCGCTGCAACCTCCTTCATCTTCAACCTCACTAATCACACTCCCTTATACAACCACCTCCTCTCATCCACTCTCTTCGCCACTGTGCTTATCTTTCTAACCATCTACTTCACAACCCGTCCTCGTAAAATCTTCCTCCTCGATTTCGCTTGCTACAAACCCGACCCTTCTCTTATATGCACTCGAGAAACATTCATGGATCGGTCTCAACGTGCGGGTGTCTTCTCAGAAGCCAACCTCGCTTTCCAACAAAACATCCTTGAACGTTCCGGTTTAGGGCAGAAGACTTATGTCCCGGAGGCTCTCTTACGTGTCCCGCCGAATCCTTCTATGTCTGAAGCTAGAAAAGAAGCTGAGACGGTTATGTTTGGAGCTATAGACGCAGTGCTTGAGAAAACCGGAGTGAAGCCTAAGGATATTGGGATACTTGTGGTGAATTGTAGCTTGTTTAATCCCACGCCTTCTCTATCGGCTATGATTGTGAATAAATATAAGCTCAGAGAAAACATTTTGAGCTATAATCTTGGTGGTATGGGTTGTAGTGCTGGTCTTATCTCCATTGATCTCGTTAAACAGCTTCTTCAG GTTCAAGCAAACTCGTATGCACTAGTAGTGAGCACAGAGAACATAACCCTAAACTGGTACACAGGCAACGACCGATCAATGCTTCTCTCAAACTGCATTTTCCGAATGGGCGGCGCCGCCGTTCTCCTCTCTAACCGCTCCTCCGACCGCTGCCTCTCAAAGTATCAACTACTCCACACTGTCCGCACCCACAAAGGAGCTGACGACAACGCCTTCAACAGCGCTTACCATCGCGAAGATAAGAACAACAACAGCAAAATCGGTGTCTCGCTATCAAAAGACCTAATGAAAATCGCTGGAGAAGCTCTCGAAACGAACATTACCACTCTTGGACCGTCAGTCCTACCAATGTCCGAACAACTTCTATTTTTGGCGACACACGTGTctcaaaaattatttaaaatcaaaccTTATGTTTATGATATGAAGCTAGCTTTCGAGCATTTTTGCATCCACGCAGGAGGAAGAGCAGTGCTCGATGAGATTCAGAAGAATTTGAATCTTTCCGAATGGCAGATGGAGCCTTCGAGGATGACTTTGAATAGGTTTGGGAACACTTCGAGTAGCTCGGTTTGGTATGAGCTTGCTTATATTGAAGCTAAAGGGAGGATTAAGAGAGGAGATAAGACTTGGCAGATTGGTTTTGGGTCAGGTTTTAAGTGTAATAGTGCGGTTTGGAGAGCTTTGAGAAGTATTGATCCGTCCAAGGAAAAGACTAATAATCCATGGATCGATGAGATTCATATGTTTCCCGTACAGTTATAG
- the LOC108819088 gene encoding uncharacterized protein LOC108819088, protein MAEKGVETGEKSLKEKGNEFFKAGNYLKAAALYTQAIKLDPSNATLYSNRAAAFLSLVKLSKALADAETTIKLNPQWEKGYFRKGSVLEAMEKYDDSLAAFEMALQYNPQSAEVSRKIKRLGQLQKEKQRAQELENLRSNVNMAKHLDSFKSELSANYGAEECWKEMFSFLVETMETAVKSWHETSKVDSRVYFLLDKEKTQTDKYAPVVNIDKAFESPHTHSNCFTYLRQYAEESFSKAACLVTSKSSISYPQVWKGQGSRKWKLGQNDGIFVQFESPSIRNVWFIPSSKEKGQTLCREPQGLDIGAHEILPRIFKEVSKSS, encoded by the exons ATGGCGGAGAAAGGAGTGGAAACAGGTGAGAAATCTCTAAAGGAGAAAGGGAACGAGTTCTTCAAAGCTGGGAACTACCTAAAAGCCGCAGCTCTCTACACTCAGGCCATCAAGCTCGATCCTTCTAACGCTACTCTTTACAG TAACCGAGCTGCTGCCTTCTTGAGTCTCGTTAAGCTTAGCAAAGCCTTAGCTGATGCTGAGACAACCATCAAACTCAACCCTCAATGGGAGAag GGGTACTTCAGGAAAGGTTCTGTGCTTGAAGCCATGGAGAAATATGATGAT TCCTTGGCTGCATTTGAAATGGCTCTACAGTACAACCCACAGAGCGCAGAAGTCTCAAGAAAGATCAAGAGGCTCGGTCAGCTGCAGAAGGAGAAACAGAGAGCTCAAGAACTCGAGAACTTGAGGTCTAATGTCAACATGGCCAAGCATCTTGACAGCTTTAAATCTGAACTG TCTGCAAACTATGGAGCTGAAGAGTGTTGGAAAGagatgttttcttttcttgttgagACCATGGAAACAGCTGTCAAGTCGTGGCACGAGACATCTAAAGTGGATAGTAGAGTCTATTTCCTTCTTGACAAAGAGAAAACACAAACCGATAAGTACGCACCAGTAGTCAACATCGATAAG GCTTTTGAGTCACCACACACGCACAGTAACTGCTTTACGTATCTGAGGCAGTACGCAGAAGAATCCTTTTCCAAAGCTGCTTGCCTAGTGACATCAAAGAGTAGTATATCTTACCCGCAG GTGTGGAAAGGTCAAGGCTCAAGGAAGTGGAAGCTCGGACAAAACGACGGAATCTTTGTTCAGTTTGAATCTCCATCTATTCGAAATGTTTGGTTCATTCCTAGCTCGAAAGAAAAGGGGCAGACATTATGCAG GGAGCCTCAAGGTCTAGATATCGGTGCACATGAGATTCTCCCTCGCATCTTCAAGGAAGTATCGAAGAGCTCGTAA